The sequence below is a genomic window from Candidatus Margulisiibacteriota bacterium.
GCATAGTCCCATATGGCGTTATTCCCGGCATTGATAACAACAGCGTTTTTTGTCAGTCGATAATCATTATTTGGGAAATCCAAAAAGCCATTTAAATTGAACCCGTTGATAGCATTGTTAACTACAGCAGAACCAAGATTTCCCGGCATAACCGAGCAATAACTGAGCGTGATGGTATTAAACAAGCTAATGTCTCCGGAAACAGTCTCTCCTACAAATATGGAATTGTAAGCCTCCATCTGTCCGACTGGATTTGATCCGTCGTTTGATACATAAAAATTGTTCGGGCAATTTTTCGCCAGGGTAGAGTTCATAAGCAGGTTGTCGCCCTGATATAAGGCAGCGCCCTGCCCGGCTCCTCCGGCCGCGTCGTTGCTTACGATCAGACAATTGATGATATTGTTTGTGCCGCTAAAAAACGCTCCACCCTGTGGCGCTTTATTCCCATAAACTGTAGAGTTTTGCAGCCAGTTGGTGCCGTAATAAAACACTCCGCCATATTGGCCTGCTGAATTGCCGGAGAAATAACCACGACGCATAATATTGGTATGTCCCATACCGCCGAACACTCCGCCACGGCTTCCTGCCGAGTTGGAAATAACTGCGAAATCCGTGAGCCAGGTATCGCAAGCAAAAAAGACACCGCCATCCGTATCGGCAACATTATTATTAAAGGTACAATTATTTAAAGTTACAGATGAAAAGGAGAAAACCCCGCCTGAGCCTGAACTATTCGTTTTATTATTCTGGAACATTGTATTGGAAGACCAGACTGCCGAACTATGAACTACACCACCGTAGCCCAAATTATTCTGAACGGTGCAATTCCTAATATAAAAAGTACCATGACTTCCGAAGCCGCCGCCTCCTGTTCCCGTTCCATAGGCTGAGTTACCCTGGATAGTAGATTCTCCGAAATATATATTAGCAGCGTTATCTGTGGAATAAACCGCTCCACCTTTATCGGATGCAGTATTTCCGGAAATGGTGCCGTATTCAAAAAATAAATTATGACTGGGGCCGATAGCATCTATATATATACTACCACCTACATCGGCAGTCCCATTGATAAGGGCCAGGCCTATAAGATTCCAGGTAACTGCATTATGTTGTATGAAATGTCTGGTTAAATGTTTGGCATCCAGAACAACACTGCCATTCGGAGAAGCAACTAAAGTAACGTTTTGTTTATTAGGCCATTCCAGGTTAATATTGTCCGTTCCTGAAAAAGTTCCCGACTGTATGAATAAAATAGGTTGATTATCATTTGCTGACGCAAGAGCTTCCTTTATGGTTGAAAATGTAACACTTGTTGATACATTAATACATATCGGGGCACCGGCGAGAGTAATTCCAGTTAAAAAAAATAAAGAAATTAAGGTTATAAGGGGGAGAAGTCTCTTTTTTGTTTGCTTTTTATGAAGCATATGTTACCTGTTAAAAATTTATTAGAAAAATTTAATCTTATCTTATAATTATAGTTTTTATTTGGCAACTGGATTTTTGAATAAAAAAAATATTTTTTCTTGTTGCGTTAAAGTTACTTTTTCAAGGTCACTTCAAGAACCTCAGTGACCTGCCGGATAGTCTATTTGGGGTGGCTGAGGATCTCTAAGCCACCACGATATGAAAGGTTATTGATTAATAGCTCAGGCTCTTGTATTATTTTAGTCAGGTATTTCATGAAAATTATTTATTTTTTGTATAAATCCGCGATATGGATTATTTCTATTCCTCTTGGCATAATTATCGGCTGGATAGGAGTTACTGTCGGGATTATAGAAGACACCTTTATTTCTATTAAACGTGAAATCATCGAAACAAAAAAATATCCCGAATATAAAAAACAACAATTGCTGCAGGAAAAAATCAGCAAAACAAGTTCTATCAAAGATCCCGCAGAAAGAAGCGCAACGCAGGCAAGAATTTTACAGGAAGGACAAAAATTACCCTCTTTATCCAGCGCTATATTTGTAGATATTCTGGTAAATGTGGTGCTTTTCCCGGCGGTGCTGGTACTAACTATATTCAAAGGCCCGCAATCTATGGCCGCACACCTCATTAACAGATTTGAGACTTCAGCCTCCGGACAATTCAAAAACTTGCCGAAAGCTCCCAGGCACAGCAAGAAACCTCTTATTCTGGTTACTGAAGATGACCCGGATATGCGCAAAAATATTCTTTATGTGGTAAACAAAAGCGGACTTTTTGAACCTATAACAGCAGGTGACGGTCTGGAGGCGCAAGAGCAAATGGTCCGTAACCGCAGGTTCTTCGGCCTGGCCAGAAACCGTATCCAGTGCATTATTCTGGACCTGAAAATGCCAAACATGACCGGTATGGAATTTCTCAAAAGACTCCGTGCCCAGGAATATTTTATTACCATTATGCCGGTAATTGTTCTGACCGCTTATGAAGATAAGGAAATCTGGAACGAACTTACGGACAAGCGATCAGGTTATGTGTGCCAATACCTGAAAAAACCTCTGGAACCGGACAAGCTTATTGAGCAGCTACAGCGCATATATAATGGAGAGATGCAGTATATGATAGATGAAACCGCGCATGCCGGGAACATTAGACGAACAGAGCTTGGCTCAGAAGCGGTAAGGCTGTAGCCTCACACTCCTAATTTAATTTCTCCTGTCACAAATTTATGCACCAAGCTTTGTATCAGGTTCTGATAAGGTATCCCTGTTTCCATGCTTTTTTTCTTTATTTCACGGATATCTTTTTCGGGTAACCGGATAGAAATTGATTTTTTTTGTTTCAAATTATCATGAACAGCTTCAAATAATTTTTTTTTCAGTTTTCCTTTATTTTTAGCACTTACCCATTCCCCGCGTTCAACGCTTTGGTCCAGTTCTTTCTCATATTTATCCAAATAAGTTTTTTCAGCCATTTGCCTCATCTCCTTTCAAATATTTCTTTGTAAATTTTCTGCTGGGAATAATAGTTTTTAATATTATTTGTTCTTCTTTAATTACTATAGGTACATAGTAAGCGTAATTGTTATATTCAATAATAAGCGGGTATTGACCAGGGTATACGTCTTTATTCGGATGCTCAACTATATCTAATACTTTTTTTTCTTCAATACATAAAATAATATCCTCAAAACTTATTTTCCTTTTTATTTTTAATAATTCATTCTTTTCTTCAGAATAGATAAAATTAGTCATTTTTGTATATACATTGTAGCTCTATATATATTCTTTGTAAAGATAGGGGGTCACAATTTATATTTTTTCAGTGCTCAGCGCTTTCAACTTTATTATAAAAGCTGAGCCTTTGCCGACTTCGCTTTTTACATCGGCCATGCCCAGATGCTCGCGCAGAATACGATGCACTATAGGCAGCCCCAGCCCGCGGCCGCTGGTTACATGTGTACTGAAGAACGGTTCCCACATGCGTTCCAGGTTTTCGGCAGCGATACCACAACCGGTATCCCGGATTTCCACTGCCACATAATTTTCTCCGTACTGCAGGTGGTTATAAGTTTTTATTGTCAGCTTACCGCCCTGCGGCATGGCTTCATAGGCGTTATTTATCAGATTGGAAAACATCAGGGTCAGGTCCTGAATATCGCCCAGAATATGAAAATCAGCTTTAAAATCGGTTTCCCGAGTAATATTGGCAGGCGGATTGTCTTGCAAAAATTTATTTAAAACATCCTTTATATCCAGCTCAACTTCGTGGCGCTCTCTGCTTTCGCTGAGGCGGTTGGTGGTTTCCACGATATCGGTAATTCGGGCGCATTTTTGATTAATTGTATCCAAAAAATATTTTAATTTTTCTTCGCTAAGATTATCCTTGTTATCAAAAAGTTCTAAAGCTGCCATTTTAATATTGGATATAGGGTGCTTGATCTCATGGTTATATTCTTTGATTAAATTGCTAAGCGAGGATATCTTCTCCGACCTGGACTGTAATTTCTCAATTTCAAAAAGCTTAAGCTGTGTTTTTTCAAAATCAGCTTTTATTTTTTCATAAGGACGGATGCGATCCAAAGCAAGCAACAGCTGTCTCTGAATCGTCTGAAAAGTTGTAATATCCTTTTTTTCGTAAGCATCCTCGTTAGTTTTGCGGTCAACCAACATAAAGCCTTCCAGTATTTCCATAGAAAAAAATGGGATAACAAGGCTTTTTTCATTAAGCTTCAGCTCTTTTAGATTATCTTTTACACTTTTTGGTAGTTCTTTGAATTTAATAATTGTCTTATTGGTTTCAATAAACCGAATGAATTCATCAGTCGCAGGTATTGATAATGTATTTTTCCCGTCAATTAGTTTATAGGAAATACTCTCGTTGACTGCATCTTTTTTTATACTGAAGCAGAGGATTTTATCAATTCTAATAGTATCTTTTATAAATTTTGCAGCGGCCAGAAAAATATCCTCTCTTTCTAATAGAGAAGCGACTTTGACAACTATTTCATTTACCAGTTTATCAGTTTCATATTTGTCTACTATCCATTTATCCAGAGGTGTCTGGATGAGCTTGCGCAGAGGCACGCCGAGCATAGACCAGAAAAGAGTTAACCCAAACATCGAAACTATGCTTAAAAAATTATTAAAGGAAAATAAAAAATAGATCAGTATAAATGATAGGCTGACTATAATAAGGGTACTAATATAAGCCAGAAATTTGGAGATTATTAACTTGATATCCATAAGTTCGTGTTTTGTTATAGCATAAGTGAATAAACCAAAATGAAAGAAAGTTATAAAGTTGCCATAAGGGAATATGTTTATTTGATATACAGGTAAAAAAGTGGTTGCACCGCATGCATAACCAATTGCTGTAGCTAAAAAAATATAAATTATTTGTGTTTTTTTATTAATTTCCTTTGTCTGGGAGAAATGGATATAGAGGAAATAGTAAGACAATAGTATACAAAATCCATAATAAATCACATATAAGGTATATAAAAAATTTGCTTTTGGAAAATATAAAAACACATTTATGGGAGTTTCATATAAAATAAACCAGTTAGTATATAAAAGGGGGAACAATAATATTGTGCTAAAAATAAAAAAAGGTAAGATAAAAATTATTTTATTTTTTTTATTAATATAGTTAGTGGTAAAATTTAGAAATAACGTCGGTAAATATAATGCAAAGCTATGAAGAAATAAATCCCAAAAATGTGCTTGGTTATATGAAATACTAAGAGTGTGTTTATATATACCGAAACTCCATATTGAGACAAATAATATTAATAAAGAAAACGAAAATTTTATCTTTTTTTCTTTAGCTAATATGAATGAAATTACAGCCAAAAAAAGGCTAAAAACTGAATTTAATAAATTAAAATAAGCATAAATAAATATCATTTTTTAATATTTAAAAAATGATACCCCTTATGTGGAATTAATTCAAAATATTTTTTAGAAATACTGTTTTTTATCGGTTCTAACCAAGCCAACATGTTTTCTTCAGTCCTGTGGAAAAAATTCCATTCTCCAAGTGTTTCATAATATGCTCTATGAAATGATTTATCTATATTTGCATTAATTATTATCAATGTTCCATTTGATGAAAGCCTTTCAAATAATTCCTTGATCAAATTAGCTGCTATTTTGTCTTTTAAATAATCGAAAAGTCCAGAAGAATATATTAAATTATAATCACGGAAATCATTATCCAAACGACCTCTTATAATATTTAATATGTCCATAGGTATAAACTTAAATCTTATATTTTTCATTTTGTTTTTTTGTATTTTATTAACTTCATTCATAAAATAATCCATAGCCTTTTTTTCAAAATCTATTAAAGTAAACTCATATTCGTTTGCACATAATTCATTATCCTGAATCAGCTCGATTATTTCTCGGGCTGGACCGCATGCAATACTTGCAATTTTAATAGCAGACTCGTTGTTTTTTTGTTCCTTAATTTTTTGTTTTAAATAACCTAATCTATCGATATTCGATCTGGAAATAGGTATATAGCCCGTATAGTTGTGAATGAGTTGATCATAAAGGGTATCACCCATATATTTATCATATGTTTCGTATATAAGATTCATTAATTGATAATCACCTGCGTACCCTAATGGCTTTGTAAATATATGGTAATTCAGAGGTGCAAATACAAAATATTCAAGCAAACTTTTTTGCATATATAATCTGTACAATTTATTATCTTCTATCACTACACTATTTGTTATATCAAATATCCTAAAAAAATATTTATCTAAAATAGGAAATATTTCTGGCTTTTTTTGGTCTAGTAAAGCGATGTGATGCTGAATGCTTTTATGATTGATTTCATAATTATCAAACATTTTTTTTATATTATGCAGGTATTCTTTAAATTCTTTTATTAATTTGAGAAATTTATGATCAATTTTACTAACATCAATTAACTGATATTCTCCGTTATATATTGTCCGCTTTTGTTTATCAATAATTCGAGCATCTATTTCCGTAATAGTGCTTTTTTTGTTTGTTTGGACAAGCTTTTTTATTTGTTTATCAACTGTACTTTTTTTCATATATTAATTATCCCTCATAAATATATCGTTTAATAATTAATCATATTTCATTTGAAATTTACGAACAACCTTCTTTCCCCTGCCTTCCCATTATATATCAAATAAAATTGGTAAGTCAAAGCAACTCAGTCACTTCGAGAACCTCAGTGACCGGCTCAACTATATCAGTTACTTT
It includes:
- a CDS encoding response regulator; protein product: MKIIYFLYKSAIWIISIPLGIIIGWIGVTVGIIEDTFISIKREIIETKKYPEYKKQQLLQEKISKTSSIKDPAERSATQARILQEGQKLPSLSSAIFVDILVNVVLFPAVLVLTIFKGPQSMAAHLINRFETSASGQFKNLPKAPRHSKKPLILVTEDDPDMRKNILYVVNKSGLFEPITAGDGLEAQEQMVRNRRFFGLARNRIQCIILDLKMPNMTGMEFLKRLRAQEYFITIMPVIVLTAYEDKEIWNELTDKRSGYVCQYLKKPLEPDKLIEQLQRIYNGEMQYMIDETAHAGNIRRTELGSEAVRL
- a CDS encoding ATP-binding protein, giving the protein MFGLTLFWSMLGVPLRKLIQTPLDKWIVDKYETDKLVNEIVVKVASLLEREDIFLAAAKFIKDTIRIDKILCFSIKKDAVNESISYKLIDGKNTLSIPATDEFIRFIETNKTIIKFKELPKSVKDNLKELKLNEKSLVIPFFSMEILEGFMLVDRKTNEDAYEKKDITTFQTIQRQLLLALDRIRPYEKIKADFEKTQLKLFEIEKLQSRSEKISSLSNLIKEYNHEIKHPISNIKMAALELFDNKDNLSEEKLKYFLDTINQKCARITDIVETTNRLSESRERHEVELDIKDVLNKFLQDNPPANITRETDFKADFHILGDIQDLTLMFSNLINNAYEAMPQGGKLTIKTYNHLQYGENYVAVEIRDTGCGIAAENLERMWEPFFSTHVTSGRGLGLPIVHRILREHLGMADVKSEVGKGSAFIIKLKALSTEKI
- a CDS encoding CopG family antitoxin — translated: MAEKTYLDKYEKELDQSVERGEWVSAKNKGKLKKKLFEAVHDNLKQKKSISIRLPEKDIREIKKKSMETGIPYQNLIQSLVHKFVTGEIKLGV
- a CDS encoding toxin, which produces MTNFIYSEEKNELLKIKRKISFEDIILCIEEKKVLDIVEHPNKDVYPGQYPLIIEYNNYAYYVPIVIKEEQIILKTIIPSRKFTKKYLKGDEANG
- a CDS encoding class I SAM-dependent methyltransferase; its protein translation is MKKSTVDKQIKKLVQTNKKSTITEIDARIIDKQKRTIYNGEYQLIDVSKIDHKFLKLIKEFKEYLHNIKKMFDNYEINHKSIQHHIALLDQKKPEIFPILDKYFFRIFDITNSVVIEDNKLYRLYMQKSLLEYFVFAPLNYHIFTKPLGYAGDYQLMNLIYETYDKYMGDTLYDQLIHNYTGYIPISRSNIDRLGYLKQKIKEQKNNESAIKIASIACGPAREIIELIQDNELCANEYEFTLIDFEKKAMDYFMNEVNKIQKNKMKNIRFKFIPMDILNIIRGRLDNDFRDYNLIYSSGLFDYLKDKIAANLIKELFERLSSNGTLIIINANIDKSFHRAYYETLGEWNFFHRTEENMLAWLEPIKNSISKKYFELIPHKGYHFLNIKK